DNA from Desulfitobacterium chlororespirans DSM 11544:
GTAATCTTCAGGACGATCCTTTCGATATCCTTGATCACTTCTTCCAGGGTCTGATCCAGCAGATCAAATTTATCCCTATAGTGGAGGTAAAAAGTCCCCCGATTAATATTCGCTTTTGCCGTAATATCCTTAACCGATAGTGCCTCAAAACCCTTTGCTTCGATTAGGGCCACTAAGGCGGCACGAATGGCTTCTTTAGTACGGATAATGCGCCGATCTTCCGTTGGATTCATAGCCTGATTTCCCCTTTCCTGAAATATCCCTTACTCAAAATATCTCCTACTCAAAATATTCTTACTTAAAATGTCTTTGCTTAAATTAATAAATGAACATATTAAAGCCCAGTGTTCACTAACCGTCATTATGCTTGATTTTGTTTATTGAAGACTCATTTTGATTTGATTATAATCGAATCAGGAAAATAATCAACTCACTGTCCAATAACTAATGCTGAATTCAGGAGGACAGAAATGGAGCAACCGCATTGCATTGTTTTGCGTAAGGTCAATAAATTCTTTGGCAAAAAGCATGTCCTTAAAGAGATCGACCTGGAAATTCCCTATGGCCATATCTACGGCTTGCTGGGCCCTTCCGGCTGCGGCAAAACCACGATCGTGAAAATAATTGCCGGGATACTGGAAGCTACTTCCGGTGAAACTTATGTTCTCGGTGAAAGAATGCCCCAGCTGAGCTTAATGAACAAGGTGGGGTATATGGCTCAGTCCGATGCTCTCTATGGTACCTTGACTGCAGCAGAAAATCTGCAGTTTTTTGGAGCAATATACGGCATGAGCAAGGGAGAGATCAAGAAACGGACGGTGGAAGTCATGGAGTTGGTCAATCTTACCGAACACCTCCACAAACCGGTCCAGGCCTTTTCCGGCGGGATGAAACGGCGGCTTTCCCTGGCTATGGCGGTTATGCACAACCCGCCGGTACTGGTTTTGGATGAACCTACGGTAGGGATCGACCCACTTTTAAGGCGAACGATCTGGGCGGAATTAAACACCTTGGCCAGGCAAGGGATTACGATCCTGGTCACAACCCATGTCATGGATGAAGCGGATAAGTGCCACAGCCTGGCGATGATGCGGGATGGGCGCCTGATCGCTAAGGGCACCTCCCGGGAGCTGCAGGAAAGGATCGGTGTCAACGACATCGAAGAAGCTTTCATCTATTATGGAGGACAACAAGATGAGAGTTAGAGCTTTAACCTTCCGGATCTTAAATCAACTGCGCCATGATCGGCGCACCCTGGCTTTGATGCTGGTGGCCCCTATTTTTCTCCTCACCCTGGTTTATTTTATTCTGGGGGACACCGTTCCCCTGGTGAAGGTAGCCGTTATCAATGCCCCGGCGGGATTTGAGGATAAACTTGAGGAACACAATGTCCGAGGCTTGCGCTACAGCGAGAGCGAAGCCCGCCGGGCCCTGGAGCAGGGAGAGATCATCGCCAGCATTGACATAAGCGGCGGAAAATCCGCCATCGACGTGGACGGCAGCAACCCCACCAAGGCTAAAGCCGCTCTGGCCGCTTTGGAGCAGGCCAAGAATTCTGCTCTG
Protein-coding regions in this window:
- a CDS encoding ABC transporter ATP-binding protein, whose translation is MEQPHCIVLRKVNKFFGKKHVLKEIDLEIPYGHIYGLLGPSGCGKTTIVKIIAGILEATSGETYVLGERMPQLSLMNKVGYMAQSDALYGTLTAAENLQFFGAIYGMSKGEIKKRTVEVMELVNLTEHLHKPVQAFSGGMKRRLSLAMAVMHNPPVLVLDEPTVGIDPLLRRTIWAELNTLARQGITILVTTHVMDEADKCHSLAMMRDGRLIAKGTSRELQERIGVNDIEEAFIYYGGQQDES